The nucleotide window TTCTGCATATGCTAGTAATGCAAAGTGAACCAATTCTCCTTCTTCTGTTACCTCAATATCACTTCCcatttcaaaatcaaagtaTCTAGTTGACATCCTTCACTCTCTTTGTGGTATCTGATTTTGTGGTGATTTTGCCTTTGCATTTATTTCTGCGTTTATAGTGCTAACCTCATTCTGATCTTCTTCAATTGTTGATATTATTGGTCTAATTTCACACCTTTGTCTGCTCTAGTCCCTTGCCTCTGCCTCATTGAAGTATACATCTCTAATGATCTCAACCTTCTGCTTGTGTGAATTATAGAGTCTATAGGCACCAGTAACATGACAGCCTATTAATATCATTGGTTCAGTTTTGTCTTCCAATTTCCTCCTTTTGGCATCAAGAATGTGTTTGTAGCATAGGGATCCAAAGATCCTGAGATGACTAACCAATGGCTTTCTTCCAGACCAAACCTCTTTTGGGACTTTCTCTTTCAATCTCTTAGTAGAACATCTGTTCAACATATAAGTTGTTGTGCTCACAGTTTCTCCCCAGAATGAATGAGGTAGCTTTTTCTACTTTAGCATGCTCCTTGTCATGTCAAGGATAGTTCTATTTCTTCGTTCTGCCAAGCCATTGTGTTGTGGTGTATAAGGTGCCGTTACCTCATGAATTATTCCATGTTGCTCACAATAGGTGTTGAATGCCTTGGAAGTGTATTCACCACCTCCATTTGTCCTCAGAACCTTCAAAGCTTGTCCACTTTGCTTCTCTACCATCACCTTGAATTTCTGGAAAACTGAGAACACctcatttttttccttgatCAAGTATAACCACATCATTCTGCTATGCTCATCTACAAATGATGTGAAGTACTTGTTCCCACCCAGTGATGGTACCTCAAAaggaccacacacatcaaaatGCACAACACCAAGTACATTGGAAGCTCTCATTGGCAAATGGGAATTAAAGGAATTTCTTGGTTGCTTGCCAATGAGACACACATCAAACACCTTCTCTGGTACATTTAATTTTGGCTGACCTATAACCATATTATTAGTTACTAACATATTCAAACTTTTGAAATTTAAGTGACCAAACCTGAGATGCCAAATCCAGCTCAATTGGTTGATCTTTGTAGCCTTTAAACATTGTACCTCTGCTGCCTTAATGTTGGCTTGAAAGGTTCTATTTCTTGAGAGTGCAGATCTAAAGACTAGCTTCAGATTAGGATCAAACAATTCCACCATTCAATCCTTCATTGACACAGAGAATACCTTTTCCACCAATTGGCTACACTCATCAGATTGCATCTCATCCCAGGAACATACAACACATTTTCAATGAGTGTTGTTTTCCCATCCTTTCTCTGAATAAGAATGTTCCCCATGCCTTCTGCACTTAGAGTTCTGCTATCTGCCAATCTGATCTTGGATCTTctattttcatcaaaatcacCAAGCCACTCCTTGTGATCTATCATGTGGTTAGAACAACCAGTATCTAGATACCAAGCCTCAGAATGTGGGTTGCTATCACTAGTTGCCACTAACATCACAGGGTGTTCATCTTCTGAATCCTCATCTTGAGCTATGTTTGCCTTTTCTTCAGAATTCTTGTTATGTTTTCCTTTTCCATGCCAACATTAAGAGGCATAATGCCCCCATTTCTCACAGTTATAACACTAAATCTTTCTTTTATCTtgtcctttctttcctttttgattACTGAAGTTCCCTCCTCCTCCTTTATTAGAGGATTCAGGTTTATCTCCAATcttgtctttttctttgtttgagaACCAATTCCCTTTGCCACTGCCTTTTCCTTTCTTCCATTTCTTCTTGTTTCCATCATTCTTGGTAAACTGGGCCTGCATTGCTTGATCCAAATCCCCTGAATTTTCCCTTTCAATCAACCTCTGCTCATGAGCTTCAAGAGAATTTTGCAGTTcttcaatctttaatttttcaagATCCTTCAATTCTTCAGTTGCTACCACAATGTGATCAAATTGAGGAGACAAAGTTCTCAAGATCTTTTCAACAATCATCTGATCTGACAATGATTCTCCATAAGTCTTCATTGAATTTACCAACAGTTGCATTCTGTTGAAGTAATCAACCACTGTTTCCTGATCACTCATTGAAAGGAGTTCATATTGCCTCCTTAAAGATTGCAACTTCACCTTCTTGGTCTTTCTTG belongs to Glycine soja cultivar W05 chromosome 5, ASM419377v2, whole genome shotgun sequence and includes:
- the LOC114411076 gene encoding uncharacterized protein LOC114411076; the encoded protein is MAFATYANLVKFLLKALYKGAYVALRFRNPIEGAAMVSATNTGGFIHALPVLDGKNYDQWVVRMEAILDFHEIIGIVKEGISQKEKDDATIMKKDFKAKCLLHQCVDLVVFEKIAKASTAKEAWKILQKAFRNTRKTKKVKLQSLRRQYELLSMSDQETVVDYFNRMQLLVNSMKTYGESLSDQMIVEKILRTLSPQFDHIVVATEELKDLEKLKIEELQNSLEAHEQRLIERENSGDLDQAMQAQFTKNDGNKKKWKKGKGSGKGNWFSNKEKDKIGDKPESSNKGGGGNFRKHNKNSEEKANIAQDEDSEDEHPVMLVATSDSNPHSEAWYLDTGCSNHMIDHKEWLGDFDENRRSKIRLADSRTLSAEGMGNILIQRKDGKTTLIENVLYVPGMRCNLMSVANWWKRYSLCQ